One genomic segment of Pseudomonas sp. RU47 includes these proteins:
- the ypfJ gene encoding KPN_02809 family neutral zinc metallopeptidase, which translates to MLWKKGRRSDNVVDARGDDAGGGGGMRFGGGKGLSLGAILLIVGIGWITGQDPLQILGQLAGQSTQQSAPTSQTRQAPPANDEQAEFVRSILGDTEDTWGTIFQQAGRQYKDPTLVLFSNRVNSACGLATSATGPFYCPADQKVYLDMAFFQEMSQRFKAAGDFAQAYVIAHEVGHHVQTLLGVSAKIQTARQQGRQMEGDGGLLVRQELQADCLAGVWAYSAQKRLNWLEPGDIEEALNAANAIGDDRLQQQGQGRVVPDSFTHGTSAQRVRWFKTGFAQGQVGQCDTFAAKNL; encoded by the coding sequence ATGCTATGGAAAAAAGGCCGACGCAGTGACAACGTCGTCGATGCCCGTGGTGATGATGCCGGCGGCGGTGGCGGCATGCGTTTCGGCGGTGGCAAGGGCCTGAGCCTGGGCGCGATTCTGCTGATCGTCGGTATTGGCTGGATCACCGGGCAAGACCCGTTGCAGATTCTCGGCCAGCTCGCCGGGCAATCCACCCAACAATCGGCGCCGACCTCGCAAACCCGTCAGGCGCCGCCAGCCAACGATGAGCAAGCCGAATTCGTCCGCTCGATCCTTGGCGATACCGAAGACACCTGGGGCACGATTTTCCAACAGGCTGGCCGGCAATATAAAGACCCGACCCTGGTGCTGTTCAGTAATCGGGTCAATTCCGCCTGCGGTCTCGCGACCTCGGCGACCGGCCCGTTCTATTGCCCGGCGGACCAGAAGGTCTATCTGGACATGGCGTTCTTCCAGGAAATGTCACAACGCTTCAAAGCCGCCGGGGACTTTGCTCAGGCCTACGTAATCGCGCATGAAGTCGGACACCATGTGCAGACGCTTCTTGGCGTTTCGGCGAAAATTCAGACAGCCCGCCAGCAAGGCCGGCAGATGGAAGGCGATGGCGGCTTGCTGGTGCGCCAGGAACTGCAGGCCGACTGCCTCGCTGGTGTCTGGGCCTACAGCGCACAGAAGCGCTTGAACTGGCTGGAACCGGGCGACATCGAAGAAGCCTTGAATGCGGCCAACGCCATCGGTGATGATCGCCTGCAACAACAGGGTCAGGGCCGTGTGGTGCCGGACTCGTTTACTCACGGTACGTCGGCGCAAAGGGTGCGCTGGTTCAAAACCGGATTCGCGCAGGGCCAGGTCGGCCAGTGCGACACCTTCGCGGCGAAAAACCTGTAA